The Prevotella melaninogenica genome window below encodes:
- a CDS encoding cation:proton antiporter, producing the protein MLNLSQYFPITDPTLIFFVVLLMILLSPIIMGRLRIPHIIGMVLAGVLVGKYGLNILGRDASFELFGRVGLYYIMFLAGLEMDMEGLKKNRNRVMVFGMLTFLVPFAMTYLMGVSLLGYLPLASLLLAAIMASNTLIAYPIVGRYGLTRHTSSTLSVGSSMMALFMALIVMASIVNSFYGNGGILFWLLFILKFVAYCVGLIMVIPRVTRWFLRRYSDAVMQFIFILAVVFLSAALSDAVGLEGIFGAFMSGLILNRFVPKVSPLMNRIEFTGNALFIPYFLIGVGMLINVRLLFAGSKILWVVFCIVFFGTLGKAVAAYLAARIFRMSWLAGHMMFGLTSAHAAGAIAMVMVGRRLQVAPGEYLFGDEVLNGIVIMILFTCIISTVITERAAQRLRLQEKEGHDMMKNLDDEKILIPVKYPEYSDNLVTMATLMRNPRLKRELVALNVVYDDVNMRHNQAEGQRLLDHLCHLASASDVPMVTQVRVAANIANGIKHAFKEFQASEILMGLHFHKEINRSFWGEFTRSLYNGLSRQIIVTRILQPLNTIRRIQVAIPSRAEFEPGFYRWLERLARMAGNLECRIAFHGRNETLQLVNEFIRNRFPSVRAEYEEMAHWKELPTLGSQVREDHLFVIVTARKGTISYKTAMERLPEELNKFIKGKTIMIIFPDQYGSEMDDMTFAQPQHTEERSAYEAVREWIHNKV; encoded by the coding sequence ATGCTGAATTTATCTCAATATTTCCCGATAACCGACCCGACATTGATTTTCTTTGTTGTTTTGCTGATGATATTGCTTTCGCCTATCATCATGGGACGACTGCGCATTCCACATATCATTGGTATGGTGTTGGCAGGTGTCCTTGTTGGAAAATATGGACTGAATATTCTTGGGCGTGATGCCTCGTTTGAACTTTTTGGACGTGTAGGACTGTACTATATCATGTTCCTTGCAGGTCTGGAAATGGATATGGAGGGACTGAAGAAAAACCGTAATAGGGTGATGGTCTTCGGTATGTTGACCTTCCTTGTCCCCTTTGCAATGACCTATTTGATGGGTGTCAGTCTTTTGGGCTATCTTCCTTTGGCATCGCTTCTACTTGCGGCAATCATGGCTTCTAACACGTTGATAGCCTATCCGATAGTGGGACGATACGGATTGACACGACATACGAGCTCGACGCTGAGTGTGGGTTCATCTATGATGGCTCTCTTTATGGCTTTGATAGTCATGGCTTCCATCGTCAATTCGTTTTATGGCAATGGCGGTATACTCTTTTGGCTACTATTCATTCTGAAGTTTGTGGCTTATTGTGTGGGCTTGATTATGGTGATACCACGTGTGACACGTTGGTTCCTTCGTCGATATTCAGACGCTGTGATGCAGTTTATCTTCATCCTTGCAGTGGTGTTTCTCTCGGCAGCATTGTCAGATGCTGTGGGTTTAGAAGGAATCTTTGGAGCGTTCATGTCAGGTTTGATATTGAACCGATTTGTGCCAAAGGTGTCTCCATTGATGAACCGTATAGAGTTTACTGGAAATGCACTCTTTATTCCTTACTTCCTTATCGGAGTAGGAATGCTGATTAATGTACGCTTGCTTTTTGCAGGAAGTAAGATACTTTGGGTTGTATTCTGTATCGTCTTCTTCGGTACTTTGGGTAAGGCTGTAGCAGCTTATTTGGCAGCTCGTATCTTCCGTATGTCTTGGTTGGCTGGTCACATGATGTTTGGTTTGACCAGTGCCCATGCTGCTGGAGCTATTGCGATGGTGATGGTAGGACGTAGGTTGCAGGTAGCACCGGGTGAATACCTCTTTGGTGACGAGGTTTTGAACGGAATTGTGATAATGATTCTCTTCACCTGTATCATCTCAACTGTCATCACAGAGCGGGCAGCACAACGGCTTCGTCTGCAGGAGAAAGAGGGACATGACATGATGAAGAATCTCGATGATGAGAAGATTCTGATTCCAGTGAAGTATCCAGAGTATTCTGATAACCTTGTAACCATGGCTACACTGATGCGCAACCCACGTTTGAAACGAGAGTTGGTGGCGTTGAATGTGGTTTATGATGACGTGAATATGCGCCATAATCAGGCGGAGGGACAGCGTTTGTTGGACCATCTTTGCCATTTAGCGAGTGCATCAGATGTACCGATGGTGACGCAGGTACGTGTTGCAGCAAATATTGCCAATGGTATTAAGCATGCTTTTAAGGAGTTTCAGGCATCAGAAATTTTGATGGGATTACACTTCCATAAGGAGATTAATCGTAGTTTTTGGGGAGAATTTACGCGAAGTCTATACAATGGTTTAAGTCGTCAGATTATTGTGACACGTATCTTACAACCACTGAATACAATTCGCAGAATACAGGTGGCAATCCCTTCTCGGGCTGAGTTTGAACCTGGTTTTTATCGTTGGTTGGAACGATTGGCACGTATGGCAGGCAACTTGGAGTGTCGTATAGCATTCCATGGACGTAACGAAACGTTGCAACTTGTCAATGAATTTATTCGCAATCGCTTCCCAAGTGTTAGGGCTGAATATGAAGAGATGGCGCATTGGAAGGAATTGCCAACGCTTGGTTCGCAGGTTCGAGAGGACCACCTCTTTGTCATAGTGACAGCACGTAAGGGTACGATATCTTATAAGACGGCAATGGAAAGACTTCCTGAAGAACTGAATAAATTTATTAAAGGTAAGACAATCATGATTATCTTCCCAGATCAGTATGGTAGTGAGATGGATGATATGACCTTTGCTCAGCCACAGCATACGGAGGAACGCAGTGCTTATGAGGCTGTAAGAGAGTGGATTCATAATAAGGTGTAA
- a CDS encoding aspartate-semialdehyde dehydrogenase → MKVAIVGASGAVGQEFLRILAERNFPIDDLVLFGSERSASKKYTFKGKEYEVKLLQHNDDFKDVDIAFTSAGGGTSAEFAETITKYGAVMIDNSSQFRQDNDVPLVVPEINAEDALNRPRGIIANPNCTTIMMVVVLNPIDKLSHIKKIHVSSYQSASGAGAAAMAELQQQYKELVETGEVKTIEKFPHQLAYNVIPQIDKMTENDYTKEEVKMFNETRKIMHSDVRTSATCVRVSSLRSHSEAVWFETERPLSVEEIREALKAAPGVTVVDDPQNYVYPMPLESAGHDDIYVGRIRKDLADDNGNTLWLTGDQIRKGAALNAVQIAEYLIKVGDVK, encoded by the coding sequence ATGAAAGTAGCAATTGTTGGTGCCAGTGGTGCCGTAGGTCAGGAATTCCTACGCATCTTAGCTGAGAGAAATTTCCCAATAGACGACCTCGTTCTCTTTGGTTCAGAGCGTTCAGCGAGTAAGAAATACACATTCAAGGGTAAGGAATACGAAGTAAAACTGCTCCAGCATAACGATGATTTCAAGGATGTAGATATCGCCTTCACAAGTGCAGGTGGTGGTACATCAGCCGAGTTTGCTGAAACCATCACCAAATATGGTGCTGTGATGATTGACAACTCAAGCCAGTTCCGTCAGGATAATGACGTACCATTGGTTGTTCCTGAAATCAATGCTGAGGATGCTTTGAACCGTCCACGTGGCATCATTGCCAACCCTAACTGTACTACCATTATGATGGTTGTCGTATTAAATCCTATCGATAAGCTCAGCCATATCAAGAAAATACATGTCAGCAGTTATCAGAGTGCTTCTGGTGCAGGTGCTGCTGCTATGGCAGAGTTGCAACAACAGTACAAGGAACTTGTTGAGACTGGCGAAGTGAAGACCATCGAGAAGTTCCCACATCAGTTGGCATACAATGTCATTCCACAGATTGACAAGATGACAGAGAACGACTATACAAAGGAAGAGGTGAAGATGTTTAACGAGACACGTAAGATTATGCACTCTGATGTTCGCACTTCTGCTACCTGCGTTCGCGTGTCTTCTCTCCGTAGTCATTCAGAGGCAGTATGGTTCGAGACCGAGCGTCCACTCTCTGTTGAGGAGATTCGTGAGGCTTTGAAGGCTGCTCCTGGTGTTACGGTTGTTGACGATCCACAGAACTATGTCTACCCTATGCCACTCGAGAGTGCTGGTCACGATGACATCTATGTGGGTCGTATCCGTAAGGACCTTGCCGATGACAATGGTAATACACTCTGGCTCACTGGCGACCAAATCCGTAAGGGTGCTGCATTGAATGCAGTACAGATTGCGGAGTATTTGATTAAGGTTGGGGATGTAAAGTAA
- a CDS encoding putative quinol monooxygenase, translating into MIRLNAFFKVKAGVTTAQVKALTDELVELSRKDEGNKGYDLFESTTQPGVFLFCESWADKACLTRHARSEHFTRIVPELEKLTDGGLSIEQFER; encoded by the coding sequence ATGATTAGATTAAATGCTTTTTTCAAGGTAAAGGCTGGTGTAACAACTGCCCAAGTGAAGGCTCTTACAGATGAATTAGTAGAACTTTCACGTAAAGATGAAGGAAATAAGGGTTACGACTTGTTTGAGAGTACAACCCAACCAGGTGTTTTCCTGTTCTGTGAATCATGGGCGGACAAGGCTTGTTTAACTCGTCATGCTCGTTCAGAACATTTTACTCGTATTGTTCCTGAATTAGAAAAGTTGACAGATGGTGGCTTAAGCATTGAGCAGTTTGAGCGCTAA
- a CDS encoding FMN-binding protein, translating to MLKKQFVSVAAVAVLTTGVAFAAVQQDKVMYKQADGTYVVNTTSLCSNVKGFKGATPVEVYIKNNKVIKVEALPNREGPKFYDKVKQGLFPMFNGMKVSKAAKAESLDGVTGATYTSRAVKENIAAAVAYYKKNK from the coding sequence ATGTTAAAAAAACAATTCGTATCAGTAGCAGCCGTAGCCGTATTAACTACAGGCGTTGCTTTTGCTGCAGTGCAGCAGGATAAGGTGATGTATAAGCAGGCAGATGGCACCTACGTTGTCAATACGACCAGCCTCTGTTCAAATGTGAAGGGATTTAAGGGTGCAACACCTGTAGAGGTTTATATCAAGAATAATAAGGTTATCAAGGTTGAGGCTTTGCCAAATCGTGAGGGTCCTAAGTTCTATGATAAGGTGAAGCAGGGACTTTTCCCAATGTTCAATGGCATGAAAGTGTCAAAAGCTGCAAAGGCAGAGAGTCTTGATGGTGTAACCGGAGCTACCTATACATCACGTGCTGTGAAGGAGAATATAGCTGCTGCCGTAGCTTACTATAAGAAGAATAAGTAA